The sequence below is a genomic window from Oxyura jamaicensis isolate SHBP4307 breed ruddy duck chromosome 9 unlocalized genomic scaffold, BPBGC_Ojam_1.0 oxy9_random_OJ106484, whole genome shotgun sequence.
GGGTGGCGATGCCCATGGGACACGTGTGGCCCTGCCAGCCAGACTTCAGAGAAGAGTTTGGGGTCCCAGGAGGTGGCACTTACCACGTGGGCTCACAATGCCCGGACAGGCGGGCTGTGCCGTCGGCAGGGCCgtggaggtgctggaggtgTTGTTTGGGCTCTGGGTTGAGTTGGTGGCAGGGGAGGAGGGCTCCGTGCCTGGGCAAAGCAATGTGGCATtagtgctgcctgcagggagagCCAGGGGGTCCTAAACCTAGGCAAGACCCACCCTTCACCCCCCAGCCACACTCACCCGTGGTGGCACCAGGGCTCTGGAATGACACCTGGGTGTCCGGGGATGTCCCCGTGGCCAGGGTGGAGGTACCAGGGCTGGTCCCATTTGTggtccccagcagctggctgggagctggggtgcTCCCGGGCACCCCTATGCTGGTGTGGGAGGGGGCTGCGGTGTCCAGAGGGGCCGTAGAGGACTCGGCTGGTGCAGCTGtgtgcagggctgtggtggGAAGAGAGGGACTGCTGCTCCCCGGGGGTGTGCTGGGTGTCTCTGGAGTGGAGATTCCTGTTTCAGGGCtggaggctgtgctggtggaGGCAGTGGTGGGCAGCAGCGCCGTGGTCTCTGTGGGTTTCAGGGAGGCAGAGAGAGCTGAGATCGCTGTAGCATTCAAGACAGGCAGCCACCTcctccctgagctgctgcagcctgccagaagttaaataataatactatGAAGGGCAAAGGTTTGCTCTCAGCCCCTGCCCAGATGGATGTCTGCTCTGGAGGGCCCCGTCCTCACACAAGGGACGAGGTGGAAGTCCACCTCTGCATCCCAATCACCCCAGAGAGGCGAGAACAGGCAGCTGcatccccaggcagcccccaggaAGAGGTAGAGGAAATTTGCGTGTGaggcagcagaaatgaaacaaagcctaTTGCTCCCGCAGTGCCCAGCACGGCCACGTTCTCCTGCTGGGAAGGGGCCACTCGGCAAGCAGCACCCACAGCGTGtcacctcccctg
It includes:
- the LOC118157692 gene encoding uncharacterized protein PB18E9.04c-like, which codes for MAGHRGGLPLPLLLLSLAVPELALETTALLPTTASTSTASSPETGISTPETPSTPPGSSSPSLPTTALHTAAPAESSTAPLDTAAPSHTSIGVPGSTPAPSQLLGTTNGTSPGTSTLATGTSPDTQVSFQSPGATTGTEPSSPATNSTQSPNNTSSTSTALPTAQPACPGIVSPRGESHIFLSMRLASPLDLGNTTVQKLIVSELQHRLQDRFPHANFTMHWRGKRP